One Alnus glutinosa chromosome 3, dhAlnGlut1.1, whole genome shotgun sequence genomic region harbors:
- the LOC133863542 gene encoding protein FLX-like 3 translates to MAGRNRGPREAFNDRRGYLPEGPYSRGPPMPRPPPPHPALLEEELEMQHAEIRRLLADNRRLVEDRMALHRELGATKEELHRMNLIIADIRTEQEMHSRELREKGLKLEADLRATEPLKHEAVQLRAEVQKLNNLRQELTAQVQNLTQERSRLQADNQQIPSLRAEIDGMHQELMHARGALDYEKKANIELMEQRQSMEKNLVSMAREVEKLRAEFVNADSRPWGAGGPYGMKFSSTDSIYPAPYGDGYGVHLGASEKGPRYGPGPASLGGPEKPRMTRR, encoded by the exons ATGGCAGGGAGAAACCGTGGTCCACGCGAAGCCTTCAATGACCGGCGTGGTTACCTGCCTGAAGGGCCTTATAGTCGGGGTCCTCCAATGCCTaggcctcctcctcctcatcctGCTTTGTTGGAGGAAGAGCTTGAAATGCAACATGCTGAGATCCGGAGGCTTTTAGCCGATAATAGGAGGCTAGTCGAAGACCGTATGGCACTGCATCGAGAACTTGGTGCTACCAAGGAAGAGCTTCATCGCATGAATCTCATCATTGCTGACATTCGTACAGAACAGGAAATGCACTCTAGGGAGCTTAGGGAGAAAGGATTGAAGCTGGAGGCTGATCTTCGAGCTACTGAGCCTTTGAAACATGAGGCTGTACAACTTCGTGCAGAAGTTCAGAAGCTGAATAACCTTAGGCAGGAACTGACAGCGCAGGTTCAGAACCTCACACAAGAGCGTTCAAGACTGCAAGCTGATAATCAACAGATTCCTTCTTTAAGGGCGGAGATTGATGGGATGCACCAGGAGCTTATGCATGCTAG AGGTGCGCTTGATTATGAGAAGAAGGCAAACATTGAGCTGATGGAACAGAGACAGTCAATGGAGAAGAACTTGGTTTCCATGGCCCGCGAAGTGGAGAAGTTACGTGCAGAATTTGTAAACGCTGACAGTAGGCCATGGGGTGCTG GTGGACCATATGGGATGAAATTCAGCAGCACAGATAGCATTTATCCTGCTCCTTATGGGGATGGATATGGGGTTCATCTG gGTGCTTCTGAGAAAGGTCCTCGGTATGGTCCTGGTCCGGCTTCATTGGGAGGACCTGAGAAGCCTCGCATGACTCGTCGTTGA